One Chromatiaceae bacterium genomic region harbors:
- a CDS encoding endonuclease, with product MASNLDGDRLLAVFEAMLAAHGPQDWWPAETPFEVMVGAVLTQNTSWTNVERGLNNLAALGALTAPAILALPEPELAARLRPVGYFNVKARRLRAFCAAYLAHGGLAGLSRLATAELRQRLLAIKGVGPETADDILLYAFDRPVFVVDAYSRRLLSRLGELDGNEGYETIRQGMETALGPDVALFNEYHALIVRHGKEVCRTRPRCGVCCLAALCPGRQG from the coding sequence ATGGCGTCGAACCTGGACGGAGACCGCCTGCTCGCGGTCTTCGAGGCCATGCTCGCCGCCCATGGCCCCCAGGACTGGTGGCCGGCGGAGACGCCCTTCGAGGTCATGGTGGGGGCCGTCCTCACCCAGAACACCTCTTGGACAAACGTCGAGCGCGGCCTGAACAATCTCGCCGCCCTGGGGGCCTTGACGGCCCCCGCCATCCTCGCCCTGCCCGAACCGGAACTGGCCGCCCGCCTGCGGCCCGTAGGCTATTTCAACGTCAAGGCCCGGCGCTTGCGAGCCTTCTGCGCCGCCTATCTCGCCCACGGGGGACTGGCAGGGCTGTCCCGGCTCGCCACGGCCGAGCTACGGCAGCGGCTGCTGGCCATCAAGGGCGTCGGCCCCGAGACCGCCGACGACATCCTCCTCTACGCCTTCGACCGGCCCGTCTTTGTCGTCGATGCCTACAGCCGGCGTCTCCTCTCGCGCCTGGGCGAACTCGATGGCAACGAGGGCTACGAGACCATCCGCCAGGGCATGGAGACCGCATTGGGACCGGACGTCGCCCTCTTCAACGAATACCACGCCCTCATCGTCCGCCACGGCAAGGAGGTCTGCCGTACCCGGCCCCGGTGCGGGGTTTGTTGCCTGGCGGCCTTATGCCCGGGCCGCCAGGGTTAG
- the tilS gene encoding tRNA lysidine(34) synthetase TilS: MAVPTPERLLQALDLCPDTRRLWVALSGGLDSTVLLHVLAAARELRPLDLAAIHVDHGLSPAAGDWADHCRRLCKHLAVPLTLRHLALQRQGGESLEALARAGRYAALSAVAGPGDLVLTAQHQDDQAETLLLALLRGSGVKGLAAMPRLARLGGAWLLRPLLGYRRAELLAYARAQGLTWIEDPSNGDLDFDRNYLRSRILPLLAERWPACAASLSRSAAHCAEAQDLIAVLAAREISRIGGSRPGTLSLAALAVRAPALQAAVLRHWLSDLGLPTPDSRHLGRIRAELMRARPDRIPLVAWPGCETRRYRDDLYAMTPLPPVPGAAVLEWREGELPLPAGLGCLRLLDRVGARQDPVACCWPSGLEVRFGARGLRCRLADQPHQRRLKHLFQEAAIPSWLRPYVPCLFDGAHLVAVGDLWRCTPPTADDGIRLHWDDGIRLHWEGGIRDHPGFWKAAGQPPGHRDPEPCPGAAQRPKKAALDIENDGGDDQVIDDAEHVDGGQHEGSRG; the protein is encoded by the coding sequence ATGGCCGTTCCGACCCCCGAGCGCCTGCTCCAGGCGCTTGATCTCTGTCCCGACACCCGGCGCCTCTGGGTCGCCTTGAGCGGTGGCCTGGATTCCACCGTCCTTCTTCATGTCCTGGCCGCCGCGCGGGAACTGAGACCCCTGGACCTGGCCGCCATCCATGTCGATCACGGTCTGAGCCCCGCCGCCGGCGACTGGGCCGACCACTGCCGCCGCCTGTGCAAGCACCTGGCCGTGCCCCTGACCCTGCGCCACCTGGCACTCCAGCGCCAGGGCGGCGAGAGTCTGGAGGCCCTGGCCCGGGCGGGTCGCTATGCCGCCTTGAGTGCGGTAGCCGGTCCCGGTGACCTGGTGTTGACCGCCCAGCACCAGGACGATCAGGCCGAAACTCTGCTGCTGGCCCTGCTGCGCGGCAGCGGCGTCAAGGGTCTGGCGGCCATGCCCAGGCTGGCGCGACTGGGCGGGGCCTGGCTGTTGCGGCCCTTGCTGGGTTATCGGCGGGCCGAACTCCTCGCCTATGCCCGCGCCCAGGGCCTAACCTGGATCGAAGACCCTTCCAACGGCGACCTCGACTTCGATCGCAACTACCTGCGGTCCCGCATCCTGCCGTTATTGGCGGAGCGTTGGCCCGCCTGCGCGGCCAGTCTGTCCCGCTCGGCCGCTCATTGCGCCGAGGCCCAGGACTTGATCGCGGTGCTTGCGGCGCGGGAAATCAGCCGGATAGGGGGCAGTCGGCCCGGAACCCTCTCCCTGGCGGCCTTAGCGGTCCGCGCGCCCGCCCTCCAGGCCGCCGTGCTGCGACACTGGCTCTCCGATCTTGGCCTGCCAACCCCGGACAGCCGCCATCTGGGGCGCATCCGCGCGGAGCTCATGCGGGCCCGTCCGGATCGTATCCCCTTGGTGGCCTGGCCTGGCTGCGAGACGCGCCGCTACCGCGATGACCTCTATGCCATGACGCCGCTCCCCCCGGTTCCGGGGGCCGCGGTGCTGGAGTGGCGGGAAGGGGAACTACCCCTGCCGGCGGGGCTGGGCTGCCTCCGCCTCCTGGATCGGGTGGGGGCCAGGCAGGACCCGGTTGCCTGCTGCTGGCCCTCTGGTCTGGAGGTCCGCTTCGGCGCTCGGGGTTTGAGGTGCCGCCTCGCGGATCAGCCCCACCAGCGGCGGCTCAAGCACCTGTTCCAGGAGGCCGCCATCCCCTCCTGGCTCAGGCCCTACGTACCCTGCCTCTTTGACGGCGCCCATCTGGTGGCGGTGGGGGATCTCTGGCGATGCACCCCGCCCACCGCGGACGACGGCATCCGCCTCCACTGGGACGACGGCATCCGCCTCCACTGGGAAGGCGGCATCCGTGATCACCCAGGATTTTGGAAAGCGGCGGGCCAGCCTCCCGGACACCGCGACCCGGAACCCTGTCCTGGCGCGGCGCAGCGGCCTAAGAAGGCAGCCCTAGATATCGAAAATGATGGAGGCGACGATCAGGTAATTGATGACGCCGAGCACGTCGATGGAGGTCAGCACGAAGGGTCCCGAGGCTAG
- the pstA gene encoding phosphate ABC transporter permease PstA has protein sequence MTSANAMFQATDLNRRNARIQGLYRILFGLMTLLLITPVMIVLATLLYKGGSLISFEFLFTYPTDGMRAGGILPALLGTIWLVTVALLLSVPIGIFAAIYLSEYAGDNWFTRIINLAIINLAGVPSIVHALFGLGAFVIFFGFGTSILAASLTLAIMTMPVVIVATRESLQAVPRAFREACWNMGATRWQTIRRLVLPNAVTGILTGVILEVSRTAGETAPIMFTGAVFFTPFLPESVFDQTMALSLHLFVVSTQVPGINENIPYAVALVLIGLVLVMNSTSIAFRMYLRGKKKW, from the coding sequence ATGACCAGTGCTAACGCTATGTTTCAAGCCACCGACCTGAACCGGCGCAACGCCCGGATTCAGGGACTCTATCGCATCCTGTTCGGGCTCATGACCCTGCTGCTTATCACGCCGGTCATGATCGTGCTGGCGACCCTGCTGTACAAGGGCGGGAGCCTCATCTCCTTCGAGTTCCTCTTCACCTATCCCACCGATGGCATGCGCGCGGGTGGCATCCTGCCAGCCCTGCTGGGAACCATTTGGCTGGTAACGGTCGCGCTCCTGCTGTCGGTGCCGATCGGCATCTTCGCCGCCATCTATCTCAGCGAGTATGCGGGAGACAACTGGTTTACCCGCATCATCAACCTCGCCATCATCAACCTGGCGGGCGTCCCTTCCATTGTCCACGCCCTGTTCGGGCTCGGCGCCTTCGTCATTTTCTTTGGCTTTGGCACCAGCATTCTCGCCGCGAGCCTGACGTTGGCGATCATGACCATGCCGGTCGTCATCGTGGCGACCCGCGAGTCCCTACAAGCGGTCCCCCGGGCCTTTCGCGAGGCCTGCTGGAACATGGGGGCCACCCGTTGGCAGACCATTCGCCGCCTGGTGCTCCCCAACGCCGTCACCGGCATCCTCACGGGCGTCATCCTCGAAGTTTCCCGCACCGCCGGGGAGACGGCGCCCATCATGTTTACCGGCGCCGTCTTCTTCACCCCCTTCCTGCCCGAGAGCGTGTTCGACCAGACCATGGCCCTGTCCCTACACCTCTTCGTGGTCTCCACCCAGGTGCCAGGGATCAACGAGAACATCCCCTACGCCGTCGCCCTGGTCCTCATCGGCCTGGTCCTGGTCATGAACAGCACCTCGATCGCCTTCCGTATGTATCTGCGGGGTAAGAAGAAATGGTAA
- the arfB gene encoding aminoacyl-tRNA hydrolase: MRVNHQILIPATDLEERFIRSPGPGGQNVNKLATAVQLRFDAARCLALPEPMRERLARLAGRRLGSDGFITIEAHRYRTRERNRDDARQRLAQLLIQATEEPKPRRPTRPSRGARERRMEAKHQRAQTKQRRSGPLGEG, from the coding sequence CTGCGCGTCAATCACCAGATCCTGATCCCCGCGACGGACCTGGAGGAGCGCTTCATCCGCTCGCCCGGACCGGGGGGGCAGAACGTCAACAAGCTGGCCACGGCGGTGCAATTGCGTTTCGACGCCGCCCGCTGCCTGGCCCTGCCCGAGCCGATGCGGGAACGCCTGGCCCGCCTGGCGGGCCGGCGCCTGGGGAGCGACGGCTTCATCACCATCGAAGCCCACCGCTATCGCACCCGCGAGCGCAACCGAGACGATGCCCGCCAACGCCTGGCTCAACTGCTGATCCAGGCCACCGAGGAGCCCAAGCCGCGCCGCCCCACGCGTCCCAGCCGCGGGGCCCGGGAAAGGCGGATGGAGGCCAAGCATCAGCGGGCCCAAACCAAGCAACGACGCTCTGGCCCTCTGGGCGAGGGATGA
- a CDS encoding phosphate ABC transporter substrate-binding protein — protein MLKMNNYLAVATATAIALAAGNAQARTEIQNKGSDTLVNVAQTFAEEYAKVNPEVAIAVSGGGSGTGIAAMINGTVDIANSSRKMKDKEIKQAQERGHNPIEHIVGYDALAIYVNKNNPANSMAIADLAKIYGRDGGATKWKDLGIQIPGCDSGEIVVVSRQNNSGTYAYFQEHVLGEKGKFRLGTLDMHGSKDVVDLVEKTPCAIGYSGLAYATDHVKTVCIAPEAGKPCVMPSEDAALDGTYPIARPLFMYTNGEPQGEIKKYMDWIMSDTGQCLVAKEGYAPVRKIACK, from the coding sequence ATGTTGAAGATGAATAACTATTTGGCCGTTGCCACTGCTACCGCCATCGCCCTGGCGGCTGGCAACGCGCAGGCGCGCACCGAAATCCAGAACAAGGGCTCGGATACCCTGGTCAACGTGGCCCAGACCTTCGCCGAGGAGTACGCCAAGGTCAACCCGGAGGTGGCCATCGCGGTGTCCGGTGGCGGCTCCGGCACCGGTATCGCCGCCATGATCAACGGCACCGTCGATATCGCCAACTCCAGCCGCAAGATGAAGGACAAGGAGATCAAGCAGGCCCAGGAGCGGGGGCATAACCCGATCGAACATATCGTGGGTTATGACGCCCTGGCCATCTACGTCAACAAGAACAATCCCGCCAATTCCATGGCCATCGCGGATCTGGCCAAGATCTACGGGCGCGACGGTGGCGCCACTAAATGGAAGGATCTCGGCATCCAGATACCGGGCTGCGACTCGGGTGAGATCGTGGTCGTCAGCCGCCAGAACAACTCCGGCACCTACGCCTATTTCCAGGAGCACGTGTTGGGCGAAAAGGGCAAGTTCCGCCTGGGCACCCTGGACATGCACGGTTCCAAGGACGTGGTGGACCTGGTGGAGAAGACCCCCTGCGCCATCGGCTATAGCGGTCTGGCCTATGCCACGGACCATGTGAAAACCGTCTGCATCGCCCCGGAAGCCGGCAAGCCCTGCGTCATGCCTTCGGAAGACGCCGCCCTGGACGGGACCTACCCCATCGCCCGCCCCCTCTTTATGTACACCAACGGCGAGCCCCAGGGGGAAATCAAGAAGTACATGGATTGGATCATGAGCGACACGGGCCAATGCCTGGTGGCCAAGGAAGGGTATGCGCCGGTCCGCAAGATCGCCTGCAAATAA
- the accA gene encoding acetyl-CoA carboxylase carboxyl transferase subunit alpha — protein sequence MDLNFLEFEQPIAELEAKIEELRLVGNDSAINIGEEIERLQTKCRALTESTFAALTPWQISQLARHPQRPYTLDYVPRIFEGFQELHGDRAYADDPAIVGGLARLDGFPVMVIGHQKGRDTKEKIYRNFGMPRPEGYRKALRLMEMAERFRMPILTFIDTPGAYPGVGAEERGQSEAIAHNLLVMAHLRTPIICTVVGEGGSGGALAIGVGDRLLMLQYSTYSVISPEGCASILWKSADKAELAAEAMAITSDKLKENALVDEIIPEPLGGAHRHPAQMAANLKEALSRHLAKLADQDLDDLLARRYKRLMGFARFKE from the coding sequence ATGGATCTAAACTTTCTTGAATTTGAACAGCCCATCGCCGAACTCGAGGCCAAGATCGAGGAATTGCGGCTGGTTGGGAATGACAGCGCCATCAACATCGGCGAGGAAATCGAGCGGCTGCAAACCAAGTGCCGGGCGCTCACCGAGAGCACCTTCGCCGCCCTCACCCCCTGGCAGATCTCCCAGCTCGCCCGCCATCCCCAGCGGCCCTACACCCTGGACTATGTGCCGCGCATCTTCGAGGGCTTTCAGGAGCTGCACGGCGATCGGGCCTATGCCGACGATCCGGCCATCGTCGGGGGCCTGGCCAGGCTGGACGGTTTTCCGGTCATGGTCATTGGCCACCAGAAGGGGCGGGACACCAAGGAAAAGATCTATCGCAACTTCGGCATGCCGCGCCCGGAGGGCTACCGCAAGGCCCTGCGGCTGATGGAGATGGCGGAGCGCTTTCGCATGCCGATCCTGACCTTCATCGACACCCCGGGGGCCTATCCCGGCGTCGGCGCCGAGGAGCGCGGCCAGAGCGAGGCCATCGCCCATAATCTGCTGGTGATGGCCCATCTGCGCACCCCCATCATCTGCACCGTGGTCGGGGAGGGCGGCTCCGGCGGGGCCCTGGCCATCGGCGTCGGCGACCGGCTACTGATGCTCCAATACAGCACCTACTCCGTCATTTCCCCCGAGGGTTGCGCCTCCATCCTCTGGAAGAGCGCGGACAAGGCGGAACTGGCGGCGGAGGCCATGGCCATCACCTCCGACAAGCTCAAGGAGAACGCCCTGGTGGACGAGATCATCCCCGAGCCCCTGGGCGGCGCCCACCGCCATCCGGCCCAGATGGCCGCGAACCTCAAGGAGGCCCTGAGCCGCCACCTCGCCAAGCTCGCCGATCAGGACCTGGACGATCTCCTGGCCCGCCGCTACAAGCGCCTCATGGGCTTCGCCCGCTTCAAGGAGTAG
- the glgC gene encoding glucose-1-phosphate adenylyltransferase (catalyzes the formation of ADP-glucose and diphosphate from ATP and alpha-D-glucose 1-phosphate): protein MPAQTLTIVKATGQDECLAPLTLHRAKAAVPFGGKFRIIDFTLANCLHSGLRQILVLTQWKSHSLQKHLRDGWSIFHPELGEYITPIPPQMREGSDWYGGLFSAMRQNRYLIERNAERFVLALDGDLVYRMDYAELIRHHRERGAVITAACRGADSGPKPALAFDLAGEDRVCGLLTAEAPVPGTSCAPMGVYLFNKDFLLELLDSVEAVVAADRVSVAEAVAKLAGDTEVCVYRFGGERGRVSPDRYWNNLSNIDDYYLANMALLEHDPPLNLYQSDWKIFTAQGQNPPARTIPGLSGTEGIFVNSMLAAGTVISGGGVNHSILFPGVRVMDGAIVEDAILFNCVTVGERAHLRRCIIDKEVEVPPDTAIGINPAADRARFHISAGGLVVIPKGYKF, encoded by the coding sequence ATGCCCGCCCAGACATTGACGATCGTGAAGGCGACTGGCCAGGACGAATGCCTGGCGCCTCTTACCCTGCATCGAGCCAAGGCCGCCGTCCCCTTCGGCGGCAAATTTCGCATCATCGATTTTACCCTCGCCAATTGCCTGCACTCCGGGCTGCGCCAGATCCTGGTGCTGACGCAATGGAAGTCCCATTCCCTCCAGAAGCACCTGCGCGACGGCTGGTCGATCTTTCACCCGGAACTCGGGGAGTACATCACCCCCATCCCCCCCCAGATGCGCGAGGGCTCCGATTGGTACGGTGGCCTCTTCAGCGCCATGCGCCAAAATCGCTATCTGATCGAACGTAACGCGGAACGCTTCGTGCTTGCCCTGGACGGCGATCTGGTCTATCGCATGGACTACGCCGAGTTGATCCGCCACCACCGGGAGCGCGGCGCGGTCATCACCGCCGCCTGCCGCGGCGCGGACAGTGGGCCCAAACCCGCCCTGGCCTTTGATCTGGCCGGCGAGGACCGGGTGTGCGGTCTCTTGACGGCGGAGGCCCCCGTCCCGGGCACCAGTTGTGCCCCCATGGGGGTCTATCTCTTCAACAAGGATTTCCTGCTCGAATTGCTGGATTCGGTGGAGGCCGTTGTCGCCGCCGACCGGGTCTCCGTGGCCGAGGCCGTCGCTAAGCTGGCGGGGGACACCGAGGTCTGTGTTTATCGCTTTGGCGGCGAACGCGGCCGGGTCTCCCCTGATCGCTACTGGAATAACCTGAGCAACATCGACGATTACTACCTGGCCAATATGGCCCTGCTGGAGCACGATCCCCCCCTCAATCTCTACCAAAGCGATTGGAAGATCTTCACCGCTCAGGGTCAGAATCCCCCGGCGCGCACCATACCCGGCCTGTCCGGCACCGAGGGGATCTTCGTCAACTCCATGCTGGCGGCTGGTACCGTGATCAGTGGCGGGGGTGTCAATCACTCCATCCTCTTTCCGGGGGTGCGGGTGATGGATGGGGCCATCGTCGAGGACGCCATCCTCTTCAATTGCGTCACGGTCGGGGAGCGCGCGCACCTGCGCCGCTGCATCATCGATAAGGAGGTGGAGGTGCCGCCGGATACCGCTATCGGCATCAATCCCGCGGCGGATAGGGCGCGTTTTCATATCTCCGCAGGCGGTCTGGTGGTTATCCCCAAGGGCTACAAATTCTGA
- the mgtE gene encoding magnesium transporter produces the protein MMIDTHTHVAVADSGGKLLKLRDAIERLLRRDAKKPLEKILSKIHPADLGQVLEGIPEEYVTVLFLSIPNPSVAAEVMATLSTRMLSDVVREADLARLAPILDHLAPDDLVDFIGKLDEELGAKVTSALTKDSQDELEDLLQYDPNTAGGIMTTEFFSMTDDSRVEQAVEAIRGRVDMEDVEMVYYLYVTNSHGRLMGVVSLRQLLLAHPSKLLRDVMNSRIVSTHTSDSQETVAKLVDKYRLLAIPVVDEEGVLVGMVTVDDVIDVIENETTREMLAMAGTSSSELLTQSPLNIFKLRAPWLMAAFLGGVGAAFVLDQYEATMAQIIQLSAFLPIVMGMAGNVGTQAATVAVRGLATGSLKLSHFKSLLIKELSVGLMLGSFYGLMLSLVSYLMFHNFESVPNLMLTVGVAMLMNICLAAIIASSLPMLFQRLGTDPALASGPFVLTSIDVLGVINYLIVASIIFDI, from the coding sequence ATGATGATTGATACCCACACCCATGTAGCCGTCGCCGATTCCGGTGGAAAATTGCTCAAGCTCAGGGATGCCATCGAGCGTCTGTTGCGCCGAGACGCCAAGAAACCCTTGGAGAAGATCCTCTCCAAGATCCATCCGGCGGACCTGGGACAGGTGCTGGAAGGGATCCCGGAGGAGTATGTCACGGTCCTGTTCCTGAGCATCCCAAACCCGAGCGTAGCCGCCGAGGTCATGGCGACCCTATCAACGCGGATGCTTTCGGATGTCGTGCGCGAGGCGGACCTGGCTCGGCTGGCCCCGATTCTGGATCACCTGGCGCCGGATGATCTGGTCGATTTCATCGGCAAACTGGACGAGGAACTGGGTGCCAAGGTGACCTCGGCCCTGACCAAGGATAGTCAGGACGAGCTGGAGGACTTGCTCCAGTACGACCCGAACACGGCCGGTGGCATCATGACCACCGAGTTTTTCTCCATGACCGATGATTCGCGCGTGGAGCAGGCGGTCGAGGCCATCCGGGGCCGCGTGGACATGGAAGACGTGGAGATGGTTTATTACCTCTATGTCACCAACAGCCATGGCCGCCTGATGGGTGTCGTTTCCCTGCGCCAACTGCTCCTGGCGCATCCCTCCAAGCTGCTGCGGGATGTCATGAACTCCCGTATCGTGAGCACCCATACCAGCGACAGCCAGGAAACCGTGGCCAAGTTGGTGGATAAGTACCGACTGCTGGCCATCCCCGTGGTGGATGAGGAGGGCGTCCTGGTGGGCATGGTGACGGTGGACGACGTCATCGATGTCATCGAGAACGAGACCACCCGCGAGATGTTGGCCATGGCGGGTACCAGCAGCTCCGAGCTGTTGACCCAGTCGCCCCTGAACATCTTCAAGCTGCGCGCGCCCTGGCTGATGGCCGCCTTTCTGGGTGGTGTCGGCGCGGCCTTCGTGCTTGACCAGTACGAGGCCACCATGGCCCAGATCATTCAACTGAGCGCCTTCCTGCCGATTGTCATGGGCATGGCCGGCAACGTCGGCACCCAGGCCGCCACCGTCGCCGTGCGCGGTCTGGCCACGGGCTCCCTCAAGCTATCCCACTTCAAATCCCTGCTGATCAAGGAGTTGTCCGTTGGCCTGATGCTGGGCTCCTTCTACGGCCTCATGCTATCCCTCGTCTCCTACCTGATGTTCCACAATTTCGAAAGTGTACCCAACCTCATGCTCACCGTCGGCGTGGCCATGTTGATGAACATCTGCCTGGCGGCCATCATCGCCTCCTCGCTGCCCATGCTCTTTCAGCGACTAGGAACAGACCCCGCCCTAGCCTCGGGACCCTTCGTGCTGACCTCCATCGACGTGCTCGGCGTCATCAATTACCTGATCGTCGCCTCCATCATTTTCGATATCTAG
- a CDS encoding HAMP domain-containing protein, with amino-acid sequence MNRIVGQLRIGEKIGLGFALVGILYLAAIWQYHQGQNALIRDYGQLHSSFVTRVNQAFAIQTHFHQARLAEGDFLLHRREADINRVEEQARLLLEETRRLAAAPDTAVPGKAMGQLAATYQQGFLDITEAWIIKGLDEDSGLQGAFRRSVHELQQRSRNFNAGELYVTLLQMRRGEKDLLLRGEEEYVTRVQTLIEQFRHLVQEADFYPEVRQALLDELAVYATTFQDYARGVLAGEEIAGGKGPFRDSGHRLEAILSAHYVPGLETAILEMRRREKDYLLRGDHAYIRQVQDIAALIRGQIGTAAIAAEDQAQLGALLANYERDFLALVAQNDLIAGLTLGMDKAARDMEPLARQNLAQADQAMVEESARLVVATQRQGRLNLLVVLGAVVLGILFAFFLTRRIVRPVQEMAGLLNRLTHESPSERIATLPGSRDEINAMAQSLNTLADHRTRFVQWWKAAMREATALRKLHQAAGEDSRDQALEDLRQAALAQVQQLNGMRGQLLKQADQIDQGCQRLRRARPGTPAPEVGQLEESAKTIRTLLEVTA; translated from the coding sequence ATGAACAGGATCGTCGGCCAGTTGCGCATCGGCGAGAAGATCGGACTCGGCTTTGCCTTGGTGGGCATCCTCTACCTAGCGGCCATCTGGCAGTACCATCAGGGCCAGAACGCCCTGATCCGGGACTATGGCCAGCTTCACTCCAGCTTCGTGACACGGGTCAACCAGGCCTTTGCCATACAGACCCATTTCCACCAGGCGCGCCTGGCGGAGGGCGACTTCCTGCTCCACCGCCGGGAGGCGGATATCAACCGGGTGGAGGAGCAGGCCCGGCTCTTGCTGGAGGAAACCCGGCGACTCGCCGCCGCCCCCGATACAGCCGTGCCTGGCAAGGCCATGGGCCAACTGGCCGCGACCTACCAGCAGGGCTTTCTGGATATCACCGAGGCTTGGATCATCAAGGGGCTGGACGAAGATAGCGGGCTCCAGGGGGCCTTCCGCCGCTCGGTCCACGAGTTGCAGCAGAGATCGCGCAACTTCAACGCCGGCGAGCTCTATGTCACCCTCCTGCAGATGCGTCGCGGCGAGAAGGACCTGCTGCTACGCGGAGAGGAAGAGTACGTCACGCGCGTCCAGACCCTCATCGAGCAATTCCGGCACCTGGTCCAGGAGGCCGACTTCTATCCCGAGGTGCGCCAGGCCCTGCTGGATGAACTGGCTGTCTATGCCACGACCTTCCAGGACTATGCCCGGGGCGTCCTGGCGGGAGAGGAGATAGCGGGGGGCAAGGGGCCCTTCCGCGATTCCGGCCATCGCCTGGAGGCCATCCTCTCCGCCCATTACGTGCCGGGCCTGGAGACCGCTATCCTGGAGATGCGGCGCCGGGAAAAGGACTATCTGCTGCGGGGTGACCACGCTTACATTCGGCAGGTCCAGGATATCGCCGCCCTGATCCGTGGCCAGATCGGCACCGCCGCCATCGCGGCGGAGGATCAAGCCCAACTCGGCGCCCTCCTGGCCAACTACGAACGGGACTTCCTGGCCCTGGTTGCCCAGAATGATCTCATCGCCGGACTCACCCTCGGCATGGATAAGGCCGCGCGAGACATGGAACCCCTGGCGCGCCAAAACCTGGCGCAGGCGGACCAGGCCATGGTCGAGGAATCCGCGCGCCTGGTGGTGGCGACCCAGCGACAGGGGCGGCTCAACCTGCTGGTGGTATTGGGGGCCGTGGTCTTGGGTATCCTCTTTGCCTTCTTCCTCACCCGGCGGATCGTCCGACCGGTACAGGAGATGGCCGGTTTGCTCAACCGCCTGACCCACGAGAGCCCCAGCGAACGCATCGCCACCCTGCCCGGCTCCCGCGACGAAATCAATGCCATGGCCCAGTCCCTCAACACCCTGGCGGACCACCGCACCCGCTTCGTGCAATGGTGGAAGGCCGCCATGAGGGAGGCCACCGCCCTCCGCAAGCTCCATCAGGCCGCCGGCGAGGACAGCCGCGATCAGGCCTTGGAGGACCTTCGGCAGGCCGCCCTGGCGCAGGTCCAGCAACTCAATGGGATGCGCGGCCAGTTGCTCAAGCAGGCGGACCAGATCGACCAGGGCTGCCAGCGCCTGCGCCGGGCCCGTCCAGGGACCCCGGCCCCCGAGGTCGGACAACTGGAGGAGAGCGCCAAGACCATCCGTACCCTGTTAGAGGTCACGGCCTAG
- the pstC gene encoding phosphate ABC transporter permease subunit PstC, with translation MADTRGALGMPTARVGDFDRRDLDWYIDKAVGGLVFVCGISAIIFVLGIFLFVTKEGIGFIFERLDFREFFLTPYWFPSDPDAPEYGILALIAGTASVTGLAMLVAIPFSLGAAIYIAEFATGKTREALKVLVELLAAIPSVVWGFIGLVIMNPLIISVFNVPVGLNVLNAGIILGLMAAPIMTSIAEDALKAVPDRYREAAEAMGATRWQVIFKVVLPAAKTGLLGGVLLGVGRGFGETMAVLMSTGHAVNIPGSVFDSVRALTATIAAELGEAAVGEEHYQVLFTIGIFLFLITFIINLTADLIVRGIRKG, from the coding sequence ATGGCCGACACTAGGGGTGCCCTTGGCATGCCCACCGCCAGGGTGGGCGATTTCGACCGCCGGGATCTTGACTGGTACATCGACAAGGCCGTGGGGGGCCTGGTCTTTGTCTGCGGAATCTCGGCGATTATCTTTGTGCTGGGGATTTTTCTGTTTGTAACCAAGGAAGGGATCGGCTTCATTTTCGAGCGACTGGATTTCCGGGAGTTCTTTCTCACGCCCTACTGGTTCCCCAGCGACCCCGACGCGCCCGAATACGGCATCCTGGCCCTGATTGCCGGTACCGCCAGCGTCACGGGTCTGGCGATGCTGGTGGCCATCCCCTTTTCGCTGGGGGCCGCCATCTATATCGCGGAATTCGCGACCGGAAAAACCCGCGAGGCGTTGAAGGTGCTGGTCGAACTGCTGGCCGCCATCCCCTCCGTGGTGTGGGGCTTCATTGGCCTGGTCATCATGAACCCCTTGATTATCTCGGTATTCAACGTCCCCGTCGGGCTCAATGTTCTCAACGCCGGCATCATCCTCGGCTTGATGGCGGCGCCCATCATGACCTCCATCGCGGAGGATGCCCTCAAGGCCGTGCCCGATCGTTACCGCGAGGCGGCGGAGGCCATGGGGGCCACCCGCTGGCAGGTGATTTTCAAGGTGGTCCTGCCGGCAGCCAAGACCGGGCTGCTGGGTGGCGTGCTGCTGGGCGTCGGCCGGGGCTTTGGCGAGACCATGGCGGTGCTGATGTCCACCGGTCATGCGGTCAACATCCCCGGGAGTGTCTTCGATTCGGTACGCGCCCTGACGGCCACCATCGCGGCGGAGTTGGGGGAGGCGGCGGTGGGGGAGGAACACTATCAGGTGCTGTTTACCATCGGCATCTTCCTGTTCCTCATCACCTTCATCATCAACCTGACCGCCGATCTCATCGTGCGCGGCATCCGCAAGGGGTAA